In Treponema denticola, one genomic interval encodes:
- the relB gene encoding type II toxin-antitoxin system RelB family antitoxin: MLALRLKPELEDRLTALALKTGRTKTFYATKAIEQQLDDIEDYYLAEQSYNEWIADGKKTYALDEVFK; this comes from the coding sequence ATGCTTGCATTACGATTAAAACCGGAATTAGAAGACAGACTTACAGCACTTGCTCTGAAAACAGGTAGGACAAAAACCTTTTATGCAACAAAGGCTATTGAACAGCAACTTGACGATATTGAAGATTATTATCTTGCAGAGCAGTCTTATAATGAGTGGATTGCAGATGGTAAAAAGACTTATGCTCTTGATGAGGTCTTCAAATAA
- a CDS encoding type II toxin-antitoxin system RelE family toxin, whose protein sequence is MFVVEIAPKAQRQILKLEATERENIKTYLKNKLVSAKDKKGLYEVGGTELVGNLKGLWRFKSPEFRKYRIIGYLEDSKFIITVLAVEGRTDSYKNKDELAKKARKGAFKKNKI, encoded by the coding sequence ATGTTTGTTGTAGAGATTGCTCCAAAAGCTCAACGGCAAATTTTAAAATTAGAAGCAACTGAAAGAGAGAATATAAAAACATATCTCAAGAATAAACTTGTTTCTGCAAAAGATAAAAAAGGGCTATATGAAGTTGGCGGAACAGAATTAGTTGGAAATTTAAAAGGGCTTTGGAGATTTAAAAGTCCGGAATTTAGAAAATATAGAATTATCGGGTATTTAGAAGATAGCAAATTTATAATTACAGTTTTAGCAGTGGAAGGTAGAACTGATTCTTATAAAAATAAAGACGAGTTAGCAAAGAAAGCAAGAAAAGGGGCTTTTAAGAAAAATAAAATCTAA